The DNA sequence TGGTTAGATGCTAAAATTGAAAAGAAAGATTTTGCACAATTAGTACAAAAACGATTTAATCAAAGAGCAAAAAAAGCTTCTAAAAATTAATTACTTAAAAAAGACCTTACCTATAAGGTTCCTCTGACTGACCCAACCAAAACTTCCGCTGTCGAGAGTATTACTTTTTGAGCCAAGTAATAAAAATGCACGGGCCGGTATAATTTGATTGTGCCGGTTTATATATAAATTTAGCATTGTCATTGCCTGTGAGTCCGGTTTATAAAAATTCCCGCTTGCCGTTTTAATTGCCTCTCCATTAATATGTAAAATACCGTTTTTTAATTGAATACTGTCCCCCGGCAAACCTTTCACAGATTTTATTAACGGAATATCGCTGCCGGCATAGTCATACAAAACGATATCATCTCTTTCTACAGGATTGCATTTATAAAAACCTTTGGCTAACAATACCTTCTCCCCCTCTTCCACTATACCACTCATCGACTGACCGCTTACTCTATACGTCTCAAAAGCCTCTATACAATCAGGATTAGTCGCATAACCTGCTGAATGCAGCATAAAGAAGAAAATAAGCCATCTCATATTTTTATATTTTTTTAAAAAAGAGATTGCCAAATTACTAAAAAAAATGCTTAATAATCCGGCAAT is a window from the Chitinophagaceae bacterium genome containing:
- the lepB gene encoding signal peptidase I; translated protein: MRWLIFFFMLHSAGYATNPDCIEAFETYRVSGQSMSGIVEEGEKVLLAKGFYKCNPVERDDIVLYDYAGSDIPLIKSVKGLPGDSIQLKNGILHINGEAIKTASGNFYKPDSQAMTMLNLYINRHNQIIPARAFLLLGSKSNTLDSGSFGWVSQRNLIGKVFFK